A segment of the Psilocybe cubensis strain MGC-MH-2018 chromosome 5, whole genome shotgun sequence genome:
TTCCAGCAACCTCCACGTTCCTCCTCCCAAAACTCATTCATCACTCCCTAGCCACGTCGCTCCTCCTCACAGCACGCGCATCAACACCATCGAAATCCCGTGCGCTCGCAGCTTTATACCATGAGATTCTGCCCACCCGTGAGGCTGTATACCCTGCCGCCCGGAAATTCGCATTGGATATGATAAAGAAAAGTTCAGCGGCGGGCGTCGGTGATGTCAAAGTCTTGCTAAGGCATCCGGGGACGAGTATGGAAGAGAATTACATCTTGGAAAGCATGGTAACTCGGGCGGCGAAGGGAAATGCCAAAGAGGAAGGGGATCCGTGGGGAATTGCTAAGAGGCTGTTGTTTAGGGAGAACAGTGACGGAGATGGAAATATCTATCCATGGGTACGCACATTcgtttcaatgtttttgcaGAACTTAGAGGAAACCTCACCTACTTTGTTTAGTGGCAAACGATAGACGTGCGACACCATAAAACAAAACTCTAAGCAGAATATATACCGACGATAACATTTAAACAGCATGTACgaatatatgtatgtatacaGCGAattaataaaataaaattaCAGTCATTGTACCTCTCCACTCCCCTTTcgctcttccatttcaccatcctcgtcttcccAATCTCCGTCGTGGAACTCGTGATGTCTAAAGGTACCCACCACCTCCCTTTCGTCAGTCACGATGATCTCCTGTCTATCGGCATATAGCGCGCTGATAACCTCGCGTTCCATCCACCTATGGGAATGGTCATCTTCATTGTCTTGGTTTTGTTTCTGTTTTGTGTTTGGACTGTTCGGAATGGGAGTGAGGGTGTAGTGTACAGAAAGAGCGGAGAGCACACCGCCATAAGCGTGCGAGATGCCTGTGTCGATGATAATGATTTTGCCATTACATCTCGACTTGATATTCTGTAAGCAATAGAGAGTATTAGACGATGCTAATTCAGGCCGATGGATTTCACGGTGTACCTTGAAGTCAGGCGTGTGTCCCATGATCATCCTGCGCGTCCCCGTTTTCTGGAGGACATCGTCGACCTGCGCGCAAACTACTTCCTCAGGCTGCATCGCCCAGCCACGGTACCAGAGTGGACCATTAGCACTGTACATCCGTATTTCTTCAGGAGATGTTTCTGGGACCATGTCATTTCCTACATAACAAAACAAGGAAGCAGATTGGCGCACCAGGAGGGAAGCCAGGGTACGGATGCGGCGGGTGTGGTGGCGGTTGTTTCCGGTTCTGCAGTCTCGCCAGCAAGGTGTCCGACAACTCGTTGATGCGCGTTGGAAACGGCGTCAGTTCCGGGTACGAAGGCGATAGTCCGCCGTGCACAAACGATAGCGCGGCATGCGACATGATCTCCTCCTCGCTCTgctccgactccgactcctGTCCGTCGCGCCAATGCaaatcatcgtcgtcttGCTGCATATGCAGCGCGAATGAGTGGGGTGGCGGGTATGGTGTGTTGGGCGGGCCAATGAAGGGATGCAATGGAAGGCGCGACGCGGTGGTATAATTTGTGGCCCAGGCACGCCCAATACGTCCTGACGTGAGCATGCGCTGGCGCGCTGCGATACTGCCAAATGTTTTGAGTTCCGAGGGGTACACGTATCTGGCGGAGGTTAGCCATTGGGGGAGTATTCAAAGGTTGTGCTCACCTCCAGTCACCTGTTTAAGGAGAATAAGTTATGGGTTAATTGTTGTCTATGTTGACGCACCGATGGCGTTCATCCATTCATGGTTCCCTAGATGCGAGAGAACCGTTCCGCCCACTTCAGCGGCTTGCGCACGCAGCCTTTCCATCCATAGGAAGAGAACGATGGTGTCGTCTCCTCTGtttccaatcaacatcccGGACACGAAGGGATGAAAAAGATTACTCACCGGTCAATGATATCTCCCGTCTGCACAAAGAAATCGACATTCCCCGACCAGTTGTTATGCTCGTCGATAACGTCTGCAAAGCGGAGGACACGCCGTGCGTTGGCAATGTCTCCGTGCAGATCGCCGACAGCAACAATATGTCGGGTAAATGGTGTTCTCTTCCCTCTGTTCGACCCTCGTCCCCTACTTTTTCCCTTCTTTCTGTTGCTGCTGTATACCACCACTTCCTGCGGCTCGTCGGATTTAAATGTCCATGGTATCAACTTGTGCCTCGCGAAAGTAGTGAGTTCGACAACGATATGGCGCTGCGATGGCCAGGTGGTAATGGCGGGGATGAATTGGTGCAGTTTTAATGAATACATGAAATACAGCGTCATTATCGGTATAAACGCAAAGAGGACTGCTGTCCTCCGAGTTGGATTCAACATGACCATCCTTCGTCCGTCGTCGTTGGTGCTCGTTGAGGTTGGAAGATGTGTGCAACCGAGGCTGTGCCGCTGTAACTTGTCGGATTTATGATTTTTGTTCGAGTCGTCCGTGAATCGTGATTGATATTGACCTTCCTGATGACAGCGCTCTGGTTGTTGATACTACGTGGACCAGCCCGTATGACGGAGCAAGAACCGCCCCAAACGCCAATTAATTATAATAGTTTGTTCTTATTTTGGACTTGCACCGGACAAATAACATACAAAGAAGAGTCAAATTAGGCCAAAGTTTCCACGAAAATAATAGTTTTAACTGGCTCTTCAGACTTGATTCTCGCCTGTGTAATTGACTGCAACTTAGATAAAAAATTCACCCCCACGTCGATGCAACTTATGCACATTTGGCTCATTATACATGCTACTTTTGGAACTTTTGCATACATTTACTTTTACACATACATGCTAGCATTTGTAGTCttaaccttttttttctatatACATAGTCTCTACTAGGAAGCTTAATAACCGGTTTATACTCTTCTTTAGACTGAAAAGCGTGGTACTAGGCAACATACGAAGATACAAAACATGTGCCGTCTGAGCTTGAAATTGGCGCCGTGACTATGTGTGACAAAAAATTTGAATCTCAATGATTTTGGGTCCTTGCTGCCGCGGAAATGCTCCTGTTCCTCAACCGTTTGTGATACAGGCATAAAATTTGAAATAAAAAGAATGTATGTGCTGTACTAGTATTGTGCAAAGTTTGAAGCAAGTAGGGCTAGTGTACGTTCTGTAATTTACAACTTTGTTCAAATATGATTTGAATCTCCCTGATCGTGATAGTAGTATGAGTCTTCCGGTCCTGTTCTAGTTAACTTCCAAATTCCAAATGCCTAGGAGAAACCACTGGAAAACGAATTACACGTTCTCAGAATTTCCAGTTAATGAGTCAAATAATCCAGGCCTTTTAATATCTGATGCTCAGGAAACCTTCTCAACTGACAACTAGCTAAATTCTAATATAAAGACTTCGGCAGTGCTATGTACACCAACAAACAGTCTTCCCCTCGTTTCTTCCAGATATAATGCCTTGCAGTCCCTGGCCTCGAAAGGCAGCGGCAATTCCGGAGGTTGCAAATCAGTAACAAGATACgagccatcttctccaaaTGACCCCTTCACAAGGTGGTACTCGTCGTTGTTCCATTGATGTGCAAGCCATACTGCGCGGCTACCAGAAGTGCCGATGCATATTGGTTCCAGTGTCGAGTTTGGTGGCGTAGGGAAGGAATGTAATGGTTTCCAACCGGTGAACTCCAGATTCTGCTGACTAGTGTCGATAGGAAACTGGAAAATATCTACTCTTCCATTTTCCATTGGAGACAGAGGGGAATGATTGACCATTATTCTAAAAGACTTCAAGCCAAATGGTGTATAAAAAGGCTCTGAAGATATGGACATTTCGAGGTTTCTGATTGCGACGGTTTCATAGTCGACGATGGACGAATCCCACTTGGCAAGAGGCATGGTATGCTCGTCAAAATCAGGTGGGATTGGTATCGTAGAAAATATAGCCATGGGTAATTTCCGAACTTGAAGTTTGATTTTGTCCTTGATAGACCCGACAATGATGATGTACGGAGGATATATTTTGAATTGCATACGGCCACAATCAAATTTCTGGAAGAGGATTGAAAAACTAatgataaaaataaattgTGGACGTACATTGATTTCGGGAGAGTCTATTTTCAAGTACACATTGGTATCTGTATTCAGGAGAAGAATTTGGTGCTTCCACGATGCAAGACCCACTTGTGCAACCGCAGCAGCAACGATAGATCCAGATATCTGAGAATAGTAAAGCAAACCAGAATGTTCTATGAGGAGCTCTTTCTCCAAATAAGGTTTGTTGTCTATTGAGCGTCTGCCCTTTAAATTTAAAGTATATATAGTCCACAGGCTAGTAAGGGTCATGGGATCAGCGACAGCAAAGGACAAGAAGCCATTGAAAGTTACCCATTTGGCACTGTGGCAGAAGATCCCAAGGCTGATATCAAAGCAATATGCTTTCCCCTACAGAGAGCAGTCTCAAACGAAAAGGCGCGCACCGGTTCGAAAGAGATGACGCAAGCTGGCGCAGAACCAATCAACTTGTCATTAGGGGTAATAGTATCCAGGCGCCACACCGATATATTTATTGTGTTAGAGGAGCCCCGAGCACGGGAGGAAGTCACGAGCCAGTTCCTGCCGAGAGTCTGCATTTCTGTGACGGGAGTACGTGGATGAATTTTGGAGATTCGAGTGACCTTGGAGACACGGCTGTTCCAGTTCTCATCGAGCCTCAGAGCACGAATCACAGAGGATTTTATTTCGGAGCCGGACAGGTCCAACAGTTTTCCTTCAATATCAAGAGGAAGATCAGATTTGATATGGTGCCAGACATAATCCGTGGAACCGAGTGCGTGTATACCACGACATGTCTGCGTGTTCAAATGACTGCGGAATCAGTACTAACCCATGGATGTAGACGAACTGCAGGGGCTTACCTGGATGAATGAAAGCAAATCTCGAGGGCCAAGATATGCACAGATGGTAATAATTACATCGGGAGGTAGCTGTGCAATGTTACGGGGCATCGGAGACGTGGTAGTAGAAATATAAAAGGAGGAGATAAGATTGCGGAGTTTCTTAAACTTGGTTACAAATCATTGTTAACAACGCCAAAGCTCGGCTATTGTAATGCACTTTAaaggctttcttcctttcaAGAGCCGTTTCACCCATGAAGCAACCACTTTCCCCCTCATACATTTCCCGTTCCTCAGCAATGTCAGAGCTTGATAGCctctccgactccgactgGCTCGACATCGCCAGTGGCAGAGACTCAGATGACAATGATTCACTCAGCGACCAGGACAGCGATCGCGACGAGATCAGCTCGATGCCACGGTCTCGCAGGTCTTCGATAAGCAACGGCGACTCTGTGAGCAGCGACGTTGAGGCTTGGGAGGGCTTTGTGTCCGACGGCGGCGACGAGGCAGAGGCTATCACTGGCATGTATACTGTGCCACTTCCGTCTGCTCTGGGGGCTCAACCGCTTGTGCTAGGGTTTGACCCCATAGTACCGATAGTCGACGAAGCCATCGCAGCGGAGGACAGGCGAGTTAGGGAAGCCCTTGACCAGAGCTTTGTAGGCACCCTGAGCGCCTCTGCCCGCGCTGCCACAGGCAGTGCACATACTTCCATTCGCGATCTTCGTCTTTCATTTCCCGACCCCATAACCAGCTCTAGAGATGAATTGCATAGGTCCTACGAGACGGTATCTTCACCTACAGAGACGACCCTTACCTCCACCACCGACAACGATGACATCGTTCCCGGTACAGAGCCTGAATCTAGCCATATGCCTTCAGAACTCCCGGCGCCCCCTCCGATTGAGGATCCGGGTCTGCCATCTACAACACCCGCGGTCCAACATCACGAGGTCCAACCCCTTGAGACTGCTGAGGAGACGAAGGCGCAAGCCGAATTAGAAATAGTTCTCTATGGCGCTTCTTCCGAGGTTAAGTGCAAATTTGTCCAGGAGTTGATCCATAGTGCCACAACTGCATCTGGTTACACCCCTGTTGATAAACTTCGCGAGGGGGAACATATCCAGACTCTCCGTTTCACCAAGAGCTCTGACAACATCTCAAAGTTCTTCAACGCCATCGATATCTCAGACCGAACCAACAACATCGTTGGCGTCGTGAGTATCCTCCGTAGcaacctttttcttttcgggcaccttttcatttctttcGCTTGCTTTTTTGTCTTTTAGGACAACGTTGATCGTTTCGATTGTCCTTCTTTGGCCGTTGTATACTTACCGACTGTCAAACTTCCCGTTCTAGCCTGGCACGATGCTTACCTTCCTGTAGTCATTCCCACTCCTGACTCAGAGCTCGACGATGCCGTCATGCTTCAGAACGCTGAAGATGACTGGGACCTCCTTGCCATCCCTTCGAACAGAGTAGTCAAGCTCGGGACATCTAAATCATCTATCTTCAATCCCAAGGACTTGGTGCAGCTTAGCTCTGTGCAAATTCTACAGATTCTCCGTGGAATTGGCCGTGATACCAAGAAGATTACTGCACTGAAGCCGCTTACTGAGCAGGTCAAGTCCGTCAACGCGGTCACTTTGTATGCATTCCcatcttatcatattttcatttctcatttcttATCGTCGATTTATTTTTTGCTTCCAATATATAGGTTCGCTCTTATGTCGATAATCATGGGCTTTGCATTCAACACGGCGTTCCGCTCTCCCACCCCTTCCCCAACACCCACTGTCAATACACCTTCTGGAGGGACGTCGCATGCAAGCCAGTTATGGGGCCTCTTCGCAACCCAGCCCAATAAGTCTATCCTTGCATCATCTATGGGGACTACCCCGGCGTCCACTCCCGGTTTAGGCGTTGGTTCCTTGAAAGACATGGCCTTATCTGTCTTTAACCCCGGTAGCACATCACTCTCTGTGACGCCCCCGCTGACATCTAAGAGCCTCAGTGTGGCTAGTGTTGCATCCAAAGAGGTCTCACACACCAATGGCCATACCAAGGCGGTATCCGCGACCAAGTGCCAACAATGCCCGGCTGATACCAGCTCCAGCAAGGCGGGAGTCGATAAGGCGCGCGTTTTTACCGATGTCGCCGTCAAGTCTACCGCAACTGCGCTTTCCAAGGTCTCGTACATGACACCTGCAGTGTCTTCTCATGCTCAGGTCAACGATGCCTCTACTGCCTCCGGCTCCGGTTCCGGGACATCCGTCGAGCGGCTCACCGTCCTCCCCACCTCTGGGAGCAGCACCGGCGCTGAACAACCTCTCGGCGTGAGCATGAATGTGAACCTGAACGCCGTCTCCTCCGCTCTCGACGCGACAACCAAAGCGCTCGTCTCGTCGCTCAGCAACGTGAATGCGGGCGTGAATCCGGATAGCATCTCTGACCGACTCTCGTCGACGCTGTCTGCTGCCGACACGTTGCTCAGTAACCTGCGCGCGCAGACGGACGTTGTGATCCGCTCGTCGAAGGGGAAGGCGCGCGCACTGAGCACGCACCTTGTCAGTCTCCCCGAGCGCGTGGATAGGCGCAATAGACGCGCGAGGCGTAGGGCAAAGCAGCTCCGGGAGAAGGGGGAGAAGATGGTCAAAGGCGTGAGCGAGACTGTGAGGGAGAGAACCGAGAgggcgaggaggagggccAGGGAGTTGGGTGGGGCGGTAGTTGGTGTCGGTGCTGATGTGTGGGGCAGCTATGAAAGAGCTCAAGGAGACTGGGAGGGGGTCTTGTCGAATGCCCGTGTGGCTACCAAGAGAAACAACGGTCAGGCAAAGAGAACCAACGAAGGAGCCGACAAAGATAATAAAGTTAGAAGGTGGGAGGGAAGGGACAAGGAGAATATCAGGCCACCAGCAGAGACTAGGAATTGCTGGAAAGATAAGCTTTCCATCCGCAGGCAGATGAGAAGAGGTTTGGATTACCTTTGAAGGTACAATGACTTTCCTTAACGCTTTTTACAGGCTAGTTGGCATCATTGCTCGCCAGGTTTTTGGAACACTGTTTGACTGTATGTAAACTTTAAACAACTTACGAACCAAACCATATATATGTATACTCAGTAAATAACTGCTATATGAGGAATAAGAATCAAGAACTTTTAAACTGTAGCACCATGCAACGCTGCTGTTGTCTGTCCGAACACAGCAGTGACACTCAAAACCGGTAGGAACCAATTAAGAAACGatatcaatataatcaaaccAACATTGCTTTTTCGATCACCCAAAAATTCGAAATATGCCTGAAAACGTTGTAATTAAAGCTGAAAAACACTGTAATCGGGCCTGAAAACATGGTAACACAGGGGAAATAACGTGATAAATTACCTCCCGTCTTTCCGTGCAAAAACACTGGGGAAATAGCATGTGTACAAACAGAATTATTGACATGAAGTATACAAATGATGTTGTAGCGGTCCGTATTTCATCTATGGCAGAAATTACAAGTTTTGTTAGTGTTGTTGTTTTCGAGATTACCAAACACTCGTAGAAATAGTAAATCAAACATCCTTGTTGTCGACTAGCCGATCCACAACAACCGGCTTGACAGTATCAGCACCGGTATCGAGTCGTTTCAGCGCCTCTGACGCGTGTTGAATACCTTCTTGCATGTCGATCTTGCGGGCCTGCTCCAGCGACTCGGAGAGCAGCGCACGAGCGCGCGGTTCGTCTCCCGCGAGCTCCCGGACCATAGCGACGTTGTATAAAAGTGCCACCAACGCCTCCTCGCACACGTCGTGTCTGATTGGGCTTGCCTTGCGCGCGGCCATGACGGTTTCTAGTCCTTTGCGCGCCCAAGCTTCGGCTTGTGATGTGGCTTCGAGCGTGGCGGTCGCGCGTGTCAGGTTGCGCACGAGCAGTTCGGTGATGTTCCCCATCAGCTGAGCACCGCGGCATTTGTCCTCGACGGGCGTTACGGTCGGCGCTGGAGGAATGAGGATGGCGATAGCCTGTAGATAGAGAGGGAGCGCGAAGCTAAGGTGTTTATGTCAATAATGAGTGTTGCTAGAGCAGCATGGGCGACAAACTCACGGTACATTGCCCTCCTCGGCGTAGAAAGTACCCAACGCCTCAAATGGCGCAGCTATGTCGTGTCTCATCACCCAGACCGGCAAGCCTAACTGCTCGACCAGAACTTTCACCTCTGGCCGACCTGCGTCTTCGCCACCGCGCATGGCTCCAAGTCTACCAGCTCCCTCGCCCTGACCCACAGTGTGCACAACCTCGACAGCTGCAACGGGCGGGGTATCAATGATGGTGCGCAGGATTGCCTCGACGCTCCAGACAAGCCAACGCTCTTCTTCCGCCCGAGGGCGTTTCAGCGCGTGCGCGAGTTCGGAAAGCTTATATGAGAGCGCTACCGCACGCATCTTGTCTGCGTTTGTCATGCCTTTTAAGGTCTCCACCCCAAGGTCAGGACGCGTATCCCGAGTG
Coding sequences within it:
- a CDS encoding hypothetical protein (Uncharacterized protein C1840.07c) codes for the protein MTLYFMYSLKLHQFIPAITTWPSQRHIVVELTTFARHKLIPWTFKSDEPQEVVVYSSNRKKGKSRGRGSNRGKRTPFTRHIVAVGDLHGDIANARRVLRFADVIDEHNNWSGNVDFFVQTGDIIDRGDDTIVLFLWMERLRAQAAEVGGTVLSHLGNHEWMNAIGDWRYVYPSELKTFGSIAARQRMLTSGRIGRAWATNYTTASRLPLHPFIGPPNTPYPPPHSFALHMQQDDDDLHWRDGQESESEQSEEEIMSHAALSFVHGGLSPSYPELTPFPTRINELSDTLLARLQNRKQPPPHPPHPYPGFPPETSPEEIRMYSANGPLWYRGWAMQPEEVVCAQVDDVLQKTGTRRMIMGHTPDFKNIKSRCNGKIIIIDTGISHAYGGVLSALSVHYTLTPIPNSPNTKQKQNQDNEDDHSHRWMEREVISALYADRQEIIVTDEREVVGTFRHHEFHDGDWEDEDGEMEERKGSGEVQ
- a CDS encoding F-box/WD repeat-containing protein 7, with protein sequence MPRNIAQLPPDVIITICAYLGPRDLLSFIQTCRGIHALGSTDYVWHHIKSDLPLDIEGKLLDLSGSEIKSSVIRALRLDENWNSRVSKVTRISKIHPRTPVTEMQTLGRNWLVTSSRARGSSNTINISVWRLDTITPNDKLIGSAPACVISFEPVRAFSFETALCRGKHIALISALGSSATVPNGLWTIYTLNLKGRRSIDNKPYLEKELLIEHSGLLYYSQISGSIVAAAVAQVGLASWKHQILLLNTDTNVYLKIDSPEINKFDCGRMQFKIYPPYIIIVGSIKDKIKLQVRKLPMAIFSTIPIPPDFDEHTMPLAKWDSSIVDYETVAIRNLEMSISSEPFYTPFGLKSFRIMVNHSPLSPMENGRVDIFQFPIDTSQQNLEFTGWKPLHSFPTPPNSTLEPICIGTSGSRAVWLAHQWNNDEYHLVKGSFGEDGSYLVTDLQPPELPLPFEARDCKALYLEETRGRLFVGVHSTAEVFILEFS